One genomic window of Pyrobaculum sp. 3827-6 includes the following:
- a CDS encoding RNA-binding domain-containing protein — MRCRYVEISVIIHATESLDRILEALRNFFGPLPIVVEVYEGHHGNPIYLATSYVEDCDGLLDKLCAAFSGEVPASRGEGEGLYYLRLDKQALARGQVRAVDHDDVVRLKIRTRGGLCTG, encoded by the coding sequence GTGCGGTGTAGATACGTCGAGATCAGCGTCATAATACACGCCACGGAGTCGCTGGACAGGATCCTCGAGGCGCTCCGCAACTTCTTCGGCCCCCTCCCCATAGTGGTTGAGGTTTACGAGGGGCACCACGGCAACCCCATATACCTCGCCACGTCGTATGTAGAGGACTGCGACGGCCTCCTCGACAAGCTCTGCGCCGCCTTCAGCGGAGAGGTGCCGGCCTCCCGGGGGGAGGGCGAGGGGCTGTACTACCTAAGGCTAGACAAGCAGGCCCTGGCGAGGGGCCAGGTCAGGGCTGTGGACCACGACGACGTTGTTAGGCTGAAGATTAGGACAAGAGGCGGCCTCTGCACCGGGTGA
- the sufC gene encoding Fe-S cluster assembly ATPase SufC, whose translation MHKLEVRNLRVAVGGREILKGVSLSVATGEVVVLMGPNGSGKSTLFQTIAGNPRYEVLDGDILLDGESIKELPPEERFARGIFVGFQSPVAVPEVRFAFLLQAMMNIRAGKKLTDPNPQVLAQAQRLAAELGLKPEVFNRGVGAGFSGGEFKRAEVLQALLISPKFAVLDEPDSGLDIDGIAAVGRAVTRLAASGSGILLSTHYARVLKFIKPTRVYVMAEGRVVLEGDENVIRKIEEVGYQSYFNEIRQELGSAGS comes from the coding sequence ATGCATAAACTCGAGGTCAGGAACCTCAGAGTGGCGGTGGGCGGCAGGGAGATCCTCAAGGGAGTGTCGCTGTCAGTCGCCACGGGCGAGGTGGTGGTGTTGATGGGGCCCAACGGCAGCGGCAAATCGACGCTATTCCAGACAATTGCGGGCAATCCGAGATACGAGGTCCTAGACGGCGACATTCTACTAGATGGCGAATCTATAAAAGAGCTACCCCCAGAGGAGCGGTTCGCCCGAGGCATATTCGTGGGGTTCCAGTCCCCCGTGGCCGTGCCCGAGGTTAGATTCGCCTTCCTTCTACAAGCCATGATGAACATAAGGGCTGGCAAAAAGCTCACGGATCCCAACCCCCAGGTGCTGGCGCAGGCCCAGAGGCTGGCGGCGGAGCTGGGGCTTAAGCCGGAGGTCTTCAACAGAGGGGTGGGGGCGGGCTTCAGCGGGGGGGAGTTCAAGAGGGCTGAGGTGTTGCAGGCCCTCCTCATCTCCCCCAAATTCGCGGTTCTCGACGAGCCGGACAGCGGCCTTGATATAGACGGCATAGCGGCTGTTGGCAGGGCTGTGACTAGGCTGGCCGCCTCGGGGAGCGGCATCCTACTCTCCACTCACTACGCCAGGGTGTTGAAATTCATAAAGCCGACGAGGGTATATGTAATGGCCGAAGGCCGCGTAGTCCTGGAGGGGGACGAGAACGTGATTAGGAAGATAGAGGAGGTGGGCTACCAGAGTTATTTCAACGAAATTAGGCAGGAGCTCGGATCAGCTGGCTCCTAA
- a CDS encoding glycosyltransferase family 2 protein — MVNITFPTVTVPRNLINDTLQVLNKTREGPVTIPNAPVIPPWLQHTLLYLYMALLVLSILLIAHYVFYARHARTDPQGPAGAPAEVPLSIIIPVKNEKPETVAEAVKRLGALQCPHAEILIVSDDPPDVFEEVKRAVEALGRPNVKVLRRPTPQGYKGVALNWAAEMAEGDVLVFLDVDSVPPPDMCQRARAVGEREILFLGWDGYAPVKTPVAQLQLFLYKYLLLHVSILGRHNTGHPVFALGSGIAVRREFFREVGGFCNCTADDYDISMKAYLHGGRVAYAPGPPVYVEVPAGYDAFKKQYARWTYNSAYLLAVYGAEIFKLKMPLAHRLSVFLNVATHPLMILTTFSIMLAGVAMGYMGIILPPLHILILQLALGVAALMQSYYVYRLAARDGYSFPAVAGKLITSGALLLALSPYLTLYVLMGLLKRRIRWHVTPKGLASVAGRLGLYELGLAAALAALLAYALYISNWVLASSAAFLILAVLHALARVAIPSSQLGRG; from the coding sequence GTGGTTAATATAACCTTTCCAACTGTTACAGTACCCAGGAATCTCATCAACGACACCCTCCAGGTTTTAAACAAGACGAGGGAGGGCCCCGTGACGATTCCCAACGCGCCGGTTATACCTCCGTGGCTTCAACACACGCTCCTCTATCTCTATATGGCGTTGCTGGTGCTGTCCATACTCCTCATCGCCCACTACGTGTTCTACGCCAGACACGCCAGGACGGACCCCCAGGGCCCCGCGGGCGCCCCGGCTGAGGTCCCCCTCTCCATAATCATACCGGTGAAAAACGAGAAGCCCGAAACCGTGGCCGAGGCTGTGAAGAGGCTCGGCGCCCTCCAGTGTCCCCACGCCGAGATTTTAATCGTATCCGACGACCCCCCCGACGTGTTTGAGGAGGTTAAACGCGCCGTGGAGGCCCTGGGCAGGCCCAACGTCAAGGTGTTGAGAAGGCCCACCCCCCAGGGGTACAAGGGGGTGGCGCTGAACTGGGCCGCCGAGATGGCGGAGGGCGACGTGTTGGTATTTCTCGACGTCGACAGCGTGCCGCCCCCAGACATGTGCCAGAGGGCCAGGGCGGTGGGGGAGAGGGAGATACTGTTCCTCGGGTGGGACGGCTACGCCCCCGTCAAGACCCCCGTGGCGCAGCTACAGCTATTCCTCTACAAATACCTCCTCCTCCACGTGTCGATACTAGGCCGCCACAACACCGGCCACCCCGTATTCGCACTGGGCTCAGGGATAGCCGTCAGGCGTGAGTTCTTCAGAGAGGTGGGCGGGTTCTGCAACTGCACGGCCGACGACTACGACATCTCGATGAAGGCCTATCTGCACGGCGGGCGGGTGGCCTACGCTCCGGGGCCCCCGGTCTACGTAGAGGTGCCGGCGGGCTACGACGCGTTTAAAAAACAGTACGCCAGGTGGACCTATAACTCGGCGTATCTCCTCGCGGTGTACGGCGCGGAGATCTTCAAGCTGAAAATGCCCCTGGCCCACAGACTCAGCGTATTTCTAAACGTAGCCACCCACCCCCTCATGATACTAACCACATTCTCCATAATGCTGGCAGGAGTGGCCATGGGCTACATGGGGATAATCCTCCCACCCCTCCACATCCTGATACTCCAGCTGGCCCTAGGCGTAGCCGCCTTGATGCAGAGCTACTACGTCTATAGACTAGCCGCAAGAGACGGCTACAGCTTCCCCGCCGTGGCGGGCAAGCTGATAACCTCGGGAGCCCTCCTCCTAGCCCTAAGCCCATACCTAACCCTCTACGTCCTCATGGGGCTCCTCAAGAGGAGGATCAGGTGGCACGTCACGCCGAAGGGCCTCGCCTCGGTGGCTGGCCGCCTCGGCCTATACGAGCTGGGCCTCGCCGCGGCTCTGGCGGCCCTGCTGGCCTACGCCCTCTACATCTCTAACTGGGTCCTGGCGTCCAGCGCCGCGTTCCTTATATTGGCCGTGTTGCACGCCTTGGCCAGGGTGGCTATCCCCTCTTCACAATTGGGTAGGGGATGA
- the thyX gene encoding FAD-dependent thymidylate synthase, which yields MVAVYETPRVLLVGSWGSEALVSAFTDVLYRGVEWREAVGAQTGELVARRVSAFYRQGHWSVFEFMGAQFLVECSRACHTQFIRHRLASYWSESQRYVDYAKREIRFVVPRGFPADILKRAYEDYVRLRESFKPEYARMALPNAAATAFAVQMNARELLLNFVPLRCAYAAQAEIRHVCWQMFAMAWRLWPTLARHVWEDLPSLHRDFCTKVPRGEDCRLYAIKDAEERHGPLPEKPWLAAAVYGP from the coding sequence GTGGTGGCTGTCTACGAAACTCCCAGGGTTCTGCTGGTGGGGAGCTGGGGATCCGAGGCGCTTGTGTCCGCCTTCACCGACGTCTTGTATAGGGGGGTGGAGTGGCGGGAGGCGGTGGGGGCCCAGACGGGGGAGCTGGTGGCCAGGCGCGTCTCCGCCTTCTACAGGCAGGGCCACTGGTCTGTCTTCGAGTTTATGGGGGCGCAGTTCCTCGTGGAGTGCTCAAGGGCGTGCCACACCCAGTTTATCCGCCACAGGCTGGCTTCCTACTGGAGCGAGTCCCAGCGCTACGTGGACTACGCCAAGAGGGAGATTAGGTTCGTGGTGCCGAGGGGCTTCCCCGCCGACATTTTGAAGAGGGCCTACGAGGACTACGTAAGGCTGAGGGAGTCCTTCAAGCCGGAGTACGCCAGGATGGCGCTTCCAAACGCCGCGGCTACGGCCTTCGCGGTGCAGATGAACGCCAGGGAGCTCCTCCTCAACTTCGTCCCGCTGAGGTGCGCCTACGCCGCCCAGGCGGAGATTAGACACGTCTGCTGGCAGATGTTCGCAATGGCGTGGAGGCTCTGGCCCACCTTGGCGAGGCACGTGTGGGAGGATCTGCCCAGCCTCCACAGAGACTTCTGCACCAAGGTGCCTAGAGGAGAGGACTGCCGCCTATACGCCATCAAAGACGCCGAGGAGAGACATGGCCCACTGCCAGAGAAGCCCTGGCTCGCCGCGGCTGTGTATGGCCCCTAG
- a CDS encoding lysine--tRNA ligase, with protein MAERQSSERVEEWRRLFASLRGAGVEPFPHSYSPTHSVKALNELRRQALLEPWLGMVVRTAGRVTDVRRHPNVVFIDLYEDGARFQVMADPKLPILEHVWRGDFIGVEGPIVKTQRGDYAVKASSVVLLAKAAQPLPEWGKVDRDSPFYMRYRSVAMVLDLQLRWRVAARARLIQAFREAMWRRGFLEIPTPVLQPIYGGAAARPFTTKIWAIDEEWYLRISPELYLKRYVIAGFPKVFEIGPQFRNEDIDALHNPEFWSLEAYHAYADYKDIMSLTEEVVYEAVSSVLGTGVVRYREWSINFSPPWRRVSLHDALREFAGVDPDRLTDDEIKDRLRELQVPLRVYNRGIALVKLFEKLVEKKLVEPTFVVDYPEESTPLCKPHREKPGLVERFEVFVGGHEVANAYTELNDPVRQYEYFAREEQLFPKEEAHPLDWDFVEELSFGMPPTGGVGIGVDRLAMIITNAESIKDVIPYPIVKRG; from the coding sequence ATGGCTGAGAGGCAGAGTTCTGAGAGGGTGGAGGAGTGGAGGCGTCTGTTTGCCTCGTTGCGGGGGGCCGGGGTGGAGCCGTTTCCCCACTCCTACTCGCCTACCCACAGCGTGAAGGCGCTTAACGAGCTTAGGAGGCAGGCTCTTCTGGAGCCGTGGCTGGGGATGGTGGTGAGGACCGCCGGGAGGGTCACCGACGTGAGGAGGCACCCCAACGTCGTGTTTATAGACCTCTACGAAGACGGCGCCCGCTTCCAAGTGATGGCGGATCCCAAGTTGCCGATTCTGGAGCACGTCTGGCGGGGGGATTTCATCGGTGTGGAGGGGCCTATTGTGAAGACCCAGCGGGGGGACTACGCGGTTAAGGCGTCGTCGGTGGTTCTGCTGGCTAAGGCGGCTCAGCCCCTCCCCGAGTGGGGGAAGGTGGATAGAGACTCACCGTTTTACATGAGGTACAGATCGGTGGCGATGGTTCTCGACCTTCAGCTGAGGTGGAGGGTTGCGGCTAGGGCTAGGCTTATACAGGCTTTTAGGGAGGCTATGTGGAGGCGCGGCTTTTTGGAGATCCCCACGCCGGTTCTCCAGCCTATATACGGCGGGGCGGCGGCTAGGCCCTTCACCACCAAGATCTGGGCGATTGACGAGGAGTGGTACCTCCGCATTTCCCCGGAGCTCTACCTGAAGCGCTACGTAATAGCGGGGTTTCCCAAGGTGTTTGAAATAGGCCCCCAGTTCCGCAACGAGGATATCGACGCCCTCCACAACCCGGAGTTCTGGTCGCTGGAGGCGTACCATGCCTACGCAGACTACAAAGACATTATGTCTCTCACGGAGGAGGTGGTGTACGAGGCTGTGAGCTCGGTGCTGGGGACCGGGGTGGTTAGGTACAGGGAGTGGAGTATCAACTTCAGCCCGCCGTGGAGGAGGGTCTCGCTTCACGACGCCTTGAGGGAGTTCGCCGGGGTGGACCCCGACAGGCTGACAGACGACGAGATTAAGGACAGGCTGAGGGAGCTCCAGGTGCCGCTGAGGGTTTACAACAGGGGGATTGCCCTCGTCAAGCTGTTTGAGAAGCTTGTGGAGAAGAAGCTCGTGGAGCCCACCTTTGTGGTGGACTACCCGGAGGAGTCGACGCCTCTCTGCAAGCCCCACAGAGAGAAGCCTGGCCTGGTGGAGAGGTTTGAGGTTTTTGTAGGCGGCCACGAGGTGGCGAACGCCTACACCGAGCTCAACGACCCGGTTAGGCAATACGAGTACTTCGCCAGGGAGGAGCAACTCTTCCCCAAGGAGGAGGCGCACCCCCTGGACTGGGACTTCGTGGAGGAGCTTTCCTTCGGCATGCCGCCCACCGGCGGGGTGGGCATAGGCGTGGATAGGCTTGCCATGATAATAACAAACGCCGAGTCTATTAAGGACGTCATCCCCTACCCAATTGTGAAGAGGGGATAG
- a CDS encoding acetyl ornithine aminotransferase family protein: MPKWHWPINPEEVPRIVVEPPGPRALEVVRRDEELIMQSFTRWYPLVVARGYGPVVEDVDGNLYIDLNAGIAVANVGHSHPKVVEAVKRQAELFLHYSLTDFYYEVAVKLAEKLVSIAPISGRKRVFFTNSGTESVEGVLKIARGYFKGQRPYVIAFMGAFHGRTYGSMSLSASKPVHRRYFSPLVPGVIHVPYPHPVHCPFKASTPEECGEYALAFLEDWVFKRLVDPSEVSLVIIEPVQGEGGYVVPPRNFIRGLRKLTQEHGILFAVDEVQTGFGRTGRWFAVEHFGVEPDLVATAKAIAAGLPLGAIIGRAEVMSLPRGSHANTFGGNPVAAAAALASIEVIEEEGLMQHAEALGEELKKFFLEEVGGRHDVRGLGLMIGVELLDEKRRPAKYLDEVLLKAFKRGVAVIGAGLSTVRIAPPLVIPREMALRAAYIIAEILRSYR; this comes from the coding sequence ATGCCTAAATGGCACTGGCCCATCAACCCTGAGGAGGTGCCTCGAATAGTGGTGGAGCCCCCCGGCCCCAGGGCGCTGGAGGTCGTCAGACGAGACGAGGAGCTGATAATGCAGTCGTTCACGAGGTGGTACCCCCTCGTCGTCGCGAGGGGCTACGGCCCCGTGGTGGAGGACGTGGACGGCAACCTGTACATAGACCTCAACGCCGGCATCGCCGTCGCCAACGTGGGGCACTCCCACCCCAAGGTCGTGGAGGCCGTCAAGAGGCAGGCGGAGCTCTTCCTCCACTACTCCCTCACAGACTTCTACTACGAAGTGGCGGTTAAGCTGGCGGAGAAGCTCGTCTCCATAGCCCCCATATCGGGCAGGAAGAGGGTGTTTTTCACAAACAGCGGCACCGAGTCGGTGGAGGGGGTTTTGAAAATCGCCAGGGGGTACTTCAAGGGACAGAGGCCGTACGTAATCGCCTTCATGGGGGCCTTCCACGGGAGGACCTACGGCTCTATGAGCCTCTCAGCCTCCAAGCCGGTGCACCGGCGGTACTTCTCGCCGCTGGTCCCCGGAGTGATACACGTGCCCTATCCACACCCGGTGCACTGCCCCTTCAAGGCCTCCACCCCAGAGGAGTGCGGCGAATACGCCCTGGCGTTTCTAGAGGACTGGGTATTTAAGAGACTGGTGGACCCCTCTGAGGTTTCGCTGGTAATCATCGAGCCGGTGCAGGGCGAGGGGGGCTATGTGGTGCCCCCCAGAAACTTCATAAGGGGGCTTAGGAAACTCACCCAAGAACACGGCATCCTCTTCGCCGTCGACGAGGTGCAGACGGGGTTCGGCAGGACGGGGAGGTGGTTTGCCGTGGAGCACTTCGGCGTAGAGCCGGACCTAGTGGCGACGGCTAAGGCAATAGCCGCGGGGCTCCCCCTCGGAGCCATAATTGGGAGGGCTGAGGTTATGTCCCTGCCCCGGGGGTCCCACGCCAACACCTTCGGCGGCAACCCAGTGGCGGCCGCCGCGGCCCTCGCATCGATAGAGGTTATCGAAGAGGAGGGGCTTATGCAACACGCCGAGGCGCTGGGGGAGGAGTTGAAAAAATTCTTTTTAGAGGAGGTGGGGGGTAGACACGACGTGAGAGGCCTAGGCTTGATGATAGGCGTCGAGCTCCTAGACGAGAAGAGGAGGCCCGCTAAGTATCTCGACGAGGTTCTCTTAAAGGCGTTTAAACGTGGCGTGGCTGTCATCGGGGCTGGCCTCTCCACCGTGAGGATAGCGCCGCCGCTAGTTATCCCCCGCGAGATGGCGCTTAGAGCGGCGTATATTATAGCCGAAATTCTACGCAGCTATAGATAA
- the sufB gene encoding Fe-S cluster assembly protein SufB: MQEMESLHATISHVESVEEALGLEKKFAYQVELKGRITRDMVEEVSRLKGEPDWMRRLRLRMLELFEKLPTPRWVRAVEEIDLEALVHYAKPQVETASSWDQVPKEIRQYYEKLGLPEIEAKALLGLGAQFDSEIIYFNLKKKLQERGVVMLPMEEAVRRYPDLVQRYFMKVFPPEHKFAALHGALWSGGVFIYVPPGVRIEQPLETFFFIGQSMESQMEHSIVVADRGAYVHWIEGCSAPRLLKYSFHNGMVEGYAHEGATLKITTVQNWSRNVVNFNNKRAIAEAGAKVHWVEGSIGSKTTYTFPSTVLKGEGASTEIVGITAAKGPHWKENGAKVWHLAPRTSSRVVNKSISAEGGVAVYRGVVHVQRGAKYAKSHVQCDSLVLDKESATLTVPHDQVFEETAVVTHEATASTISEEKLAYLRARGFTEDDAKAAIVLGFVGDILKDLPFEYAVVLGRVIELEFGRLSKVG, from the coding sequence ATGCAGGAAATGGAGTCTCTCCACGCCACGATTAGCCACGTGGAGTCTGTGGAGGAGGCGCTCGGCCTTGAGAAGAAGTTTGCGTACCAGGTGGAGCTGAAGGGCCGCATTACTAGGGATATGGTGGAGGAGGTGAGCCGCCTCAAGGGGGAGCCGGACTGGATGAGGAGGCTTAGGCTGAGGATGCTTGAGCTTTTTGAAAAGCTCCCAACGCCGAGGTGGGTGAGGGCTGTGGAGGAGATAGATCTGGAGGCTCTTGTGCATTACGCAAAGCCTCAGGTGGAGACCGCGTCGAGCTGGGACCAGGTGCCGAAGGAGATTAGGCAGTACTACGAGAAGCTGGGTCTGCCGGAAATAGAGGCTAAGGCCCTCCTGGGCCTGGGGGCGCAGTTCGACAGCGAGATTATCTACTTCAACTTGAAGAAGAAGTTGCAGGAGAGGGGCGTCGTTATGCTCCCCATGGAGGAGGCCGTGAGGCGGTACCCAGACCTCGTGCAGAGGTACTTCATGAAGGTGTTTCCGCCTGAGCATAAATTCGCCGCGCTCCACGGCGCGTTGTGGTCCGGCGGGGTCTTCATATATGTGCCCCCCGGCGTGAGGATTGAGCAACCCCTCGAGACCTTCTTCTTCATAGGCCAGTCGATGGAGAGCCAGATGGAGCACTCAATAGTGGTGGCTGACAGGGGGGCCTACGTCCACTGGATAGAGGGGTGCTCCGCGCCCCGTCTGTTGAAGTACTCCTTCCACAACGGGATGGTGGAGGGCTACGCCCACGAAGGCGCCACGCTGAAGATAACCACGGTGCAGAATTGGTCGCGCAACGTGGTGAATTTCAACAATAAGAGGGCAATCGCAGAGGCGGGGGCCAAGGTGCATTGGGTAGAGGGCTCCATCGGTAGCAAAACCACGTACACCTTCCCCTCCACCGTGCTCAAGGGGGAGGGGGCCTCCACCGAGATCGTAGGCATAACCGCGGCCAAGGGGCCCCACTGGAAGGAAAACGGGGCCAAGGTGTGGCACCTAGCTCCGCGGACTAGTAGCAGGGTGGTGAACAAAAGCATATCTGCCGAGGGCGGCGTGGCGGTGTACAGAGGCGTGGTGCACGTCCAGAGAGGCGCCAAATACGCCAAGTCCCACGTGCAGTGCGACTCCCTAGTCCTAGACAAAGAGTCGGCGACGCTGACGGTGCCCCACGACCAGGTATTCGAGGAGACCGCCGTGGTTACCCACGAAGCCACCGCCTCGACGATATCCGAGGAGAAGCTGGCGTATCTAAGAGCCAGGGGGTTCACAGAAGACGACGCCAAGGCCGCCATAGTGCTGGGCTTCGTCGGAGACATCCTAAAAGACCTGCCGTTTGAATACGCAGTGGTGCTCGGCAGAGTCATCGAGCTGGAGTTCGGAAGACTGTCTAAAGTCGGCTGA
- a CDS encoding 50S ribosomal protein L15e, translated as MARSAYSYMAMWYRKLGREVHERLMRKVLIEWRRAPSIVRVERPFRLERARKLGYKAKQGVVVVRVRLIRGPFNRRRPDSGRRPKRMGVYGIAAWKSWRQVAEERAARKFPNLEVLNSYWVADDGMYRYFEVILVDCNAPAVRSDPLYSGICGREAPRRRVARRLRERQKKTIEYLKKTLLPKLKAGQ; from the coding sequence GTGGCCCGGTCGGCGTACAGCTACATGGCCATGTGGTACAGGAAACTGGGGAGGGAGGTGCACGAGCGGTTGATGAGAAAGGTGTTGATAGAGTGGAGGAGGGCGCCCTCGATCGTGAGGGTGGAGAGGCCCTTCCGGCTGGAGCGCGCCAGGAAGCTGGGCTACAAGGCGAAGCAAGGCGTCGTGGTCGTGAGGGTGAGGTTAATAAGGGGGCCCTTCAACAGGAGGAGGCCCGACTCGGGGAGGAGGCCCAAGAGGATGGGCGTCTACGGCATAGCGGCGTGGAAATCATGGCGGCAGGTGGCGGAGGAGAGAGCCGCCAGGAAGTTCCCCAACCTAGAAGTCCTCAACAGCTACTGGGTGGCAGACGACGGCATGTATAGATATTTCGAGGTTATATTAGTCGACTGCAACGCCCCCGCCGTGAGAAGCGATCCGCTCTACTCCGGCATATGCGGCAGAGAGGCGCCCAGGAGGAGGGTCGCGAGGAGGCTGAGGGAGAGGCAGAAGAAGACAATCGAGTACCTAAAGAAGACGTTGCTCCCCAAGCTCAAGGCGGGGCAGTAA
- a CDS encoding NAD-binding protein, translating to MRVVVVGGGVAGLYFASEFLKFAPHVTLVVVDPKPIHEFVIGIPLAFAGLVDFEDLAFPFSDLRRVVHVKAAAVSVEGGCVRTNTGPVQVCGDYVVLAPGGYKVGSAEYWSVEGSRRLFQAVEGSRAVRFIVNEFTPVAGFAEIAYAIKTRFPEKDVSIHVVFIHDDYKMFMSIQREYMVKSGVEISEEPPPYREGELRVSVPAMRIHPIAAGLDVDPVTFETQHERVYLIGDSSLLKLGLPPIGWGALWQASTLARALAQEVSTGVFEVEATDWVIAGDRERFLKWLTYRMTTGTPVVHLKGLFDLWRSSVLRTLSGE from the coding sequence ATGCGCGTGGTGGTGGTCGGAGGGGGCGTGGCTGGGCTTTACTTTGCTAGTGAGTTTCTGAAATTTGCCCCTCATGTCACTCTCGTTGTTGTTGATCCCAAGCCTATTCATGAGTTTGTTATCGGCATCCCTCTGGCCTTCGCCGGGCTTGTGGATTTTGAAGATTTGGCGTTTCCATTTTCAGATTTGAGGAGGGTAGTGCATGTAAAGGCGGCGGCTGTTTCCGTGGAGGGGGGCTGTGTGAGGACTAACACGGGGCCTGTGCAGGTTTGTGGAGACTATGTAGTACTCGCGCCGGGGGGTTATAAGGTGGGGAGTGCTGAGTACTGGAGTGTTGAGGGTTCTAGGAGGCTTTTCCAGGCTGTGGAGGGTAGCAGGGCTGTTAGGTTTATTGTAAATGAGTTTACCCCGGTTGCCGGCTTTGCCGAAATTGCATATGCTATTAAAACTAGGTTTCCTGAGAAGGATGTGTCTATTCATGTAGTTTTCATACACGACGACTATAAAATGTTCATGTCTATACAGCGTGAGTATATGGTTAAATCGGGTGTGGAGATTAGTGAGGAGCCTCCTCCTTATAGAGAGGGGGAGTTGAGAGTTTCTGTCCCCGCTATGAGGATACACCCCATCGCCGCGGGGCTTGATGTTGATCCGGTGACTTTTGAGACTCAGCACGAGCGTGTATATCTCATAGGGGACTCCTCCTTGTTGAAGCTTGGCTTGCCTCCCATTGGGTGGGGGGCTCTGTGGCAGGCCTCGACGCTGGCGCGGGCATTGGCGCAGGAGGTGTCCACCGGCGTATTTGAGGTGGAGGCTACTGATTGGGTGATCGCTGGCGATAGGGAGAGGTTTTTGAAGTGGCTTACGTATCGCATGACGACTGGCACGCCGGTGGTGCACCTCAAGGGGCTTTTCGACCTCTGGAGGTCGAGCGTGTTGAGGACGCTGTCGGGGGAGTAG
- a CDS encoding RimK family alpha-L-glutamate ligase — protein sequence MQIGIVRPFEVEFNPGDVADLEEAVRRRGHTPVKIYVDMLEVGIERGVLRIRQAVGRGQPVAVEAPGAVLRHLGIFRDFEQFLYRVWAAKALEEAGVYVMNPVLPWVAAGDKMAALMKLAKANLPVPPTVVTENMFIGYRAVGEFGRAVVKQLRGAMGYGVFLVDNPDVAFHIFSMLVNINKPIYVQKFLEKGGGDYRVVVVGGRAVGAEFRRAEGWKSNVAQGARPEPAKITPELEELAVRAVEVLGLDYGGVDVAETKEGYYILEVNPTMSWQGFKQATGINPAEHIIDYLIEKIRK from the coding sequence ATGCAGATAGGTATAGTTAGGCCTTTTGAGGTGGAGTTTAACCCCGGGGACGTCGCCGATCTGGAGGAGGCTGTTAGGAGGCGGGGCCACACCCCCGTGAAGATCTACGTAGATATGCTGGAGGTGGGAATTGAGAGGGGTGTCTTGAGAATACGGCAGGCCGTGGGGAGGGGGCAACCCGTCGCCGTCGAGGCGCCCGGCGCAGTCCTTAGACATCTGGGGATTTTCCGCGATTTTGAACAGTTCCTTTACAGAGTGTGGGCGGCTAAGGCGCTTGAGGAGGCCGGCGTCTACGTAATGAACCCGGTGTTGCCGTGGGTGGCGGCGGGCGACAAGATGGCAGCCTTGATGAAGCTGGCCAAGGCCAACCTCCCGGTGCCCCCCACCGTCGTGACTGAGAACATGTTCATAGGCTACAGGGCGGTGGGGGAGTTCGGGAGGGCCGTCGTCAAGCAGCTACGCGGCGCCATGGGCTACGGCGTGTTTCTAGTGGACAACCCAGACGTGGCCTTCCACATATTCTCCATGCTTGTAAATATAAACAAGCCGATATACGTCCAGAAATTTCTTGAAAAAGGCGGCGGCGACTACAGAGTGGTCGTGGTTGGGGGGCGCGCAGTCGGCGCAGAGTTCAGGAGGGCCGAGGGGTGGAAGAGCAACGTAGCCCAGGGCGCGAGGCCCGAGCCCGCCAAGATCACGCCGGAGCTTGAAGAACTCGCCGTAAGGGCCGTGGAGGTGCTTGGACTAGACTACGGAGGCGTGGACGTAGCAGAGACAAAAGAGGGCTACTACATACTAGAGGTAAACCCCACAATGAGCTGGCAGGGCTTTAAACAAGCCACAGGCATAAACCCAGCGGAGCACATCATAGACTACCTAATAGAAAAGATTAGAAAGTAG